From Symphalangus syndactylus isolate Jambi chromosome X, NHGRI_mSymSyn1-v2.1_pri, whole genome shotgun sequence, the proteins below share one genomic window:
- the MAGEB2 gene encoding melanoma-associated antigen B2, with product MPRGQKSKLRAREKRRKARDETQGLNVPQVTEAEGEEAPCCSSSVSGGAASSSPASGPSEAQKPQRASTTAAVVAAGVSSTKSKKGAKSRQGEKNASSSQASTSTESSSEDPLTRKAGMLVQLLLYKYKIKESVTKGEMLKVVGKRFREHFPEILKKASEHLNLVFGLELNKVNPNGHTYTFNKVHLTDEESLLSSFDLPRSRLLMPLLGVIFLNGNSATEEEIWEFLNILGVYDGEEHSVFGEPRKLITQDLVQEKYLEYKQVPNSDPPRFQFLWGPRAYAETSKMKVLEFLAKVNGTIPCAFPTHYEEALKDEEKAGV from the coding sequence ATGCCTCGTGGTCAGAAGAGTAAGCTCCGTGCCCGTGAGAAACGCCGCAAGGCCCGAGATGAGACCCAGGGTCTCAATGTTCCTCAGGTCACTGAAGCAGAGGGAGAAGAGGCCCCCTGCTGTTCCTCTTCTGTTTCTGGGGGTGCTGCTTCAAGCTCTCCTGCTTCTGGGCCTTCTGAGGCCCAGAAGCCTCAGAGAGCCTCAACCACTGCCGCTGTTGTGGCTGCAGGTGTTTCATCCACAAAATCTAAAAAAGGTGCCAAGAGCCGCCAAGGTGAGAAAAATGCAAGTTCCTCCCAGGCCTCAACATCTACTGAGAGCTCAAGCGAAGATCCTCTAACCAGGAAGGCAGGGATGTTGGTGCAGTTGCTGTTGtacaagtataaaataaaagagtCCGTTACAAAGGGAGAAATGCTGAAGGTTGTTGGCAAAAGGTTCAGGGAGCACTTCCCCGAGATCCTCAAGAAAGCCTCTGAGCACCTCAATCTTGTCTTTGGCCTTGAGCTGAATAAAGTCAACCCCAACGGCCACACTTACACCTTCAACAAGGTACATCTCACCGATGAAGAATCCCTGCTCAGTTCCTTTGATTTGCCCAGGAGCAGGCTTCTGATGCCTCTCCTGGGTGTGATCTTCTTAAATGGCAACTCTGCCACTGAGGAAGAGATCTGGGAATTCCTGAATATTTTGGGAGTCTATGATGGAGAGGAGCACTCAGTCTTTGGGGAACCCCGGAAGCTCATCACCCAAGATCTGGTGCAGGAAAAATATCTGGAGTACAAGCAGGTGCCCAACAGTGATCCCCCACGCTTTCAGTTCCTGTGGGGTCCAAGAGCCTATGCTGAAACCAGCAAGATGAAAGTCCTGGAGTTTTTGGCCAAGGTAAATGGTACCATCCCCTGTGCCTTCCCAACCCATTATGAAGAGGCTTTGAAAGATGAAGAGAAAGCCGGAGTCTGA
- the LOC129476223 gene encoding melanoma-associated antigen B3, which translates to MPRGRKSTLRAREKCQQTRGQTQDHQGAQITATNKKKVSFSSPLVLGATIQKKSTGRSGSALKKPQRALSTTTSVDVSYKKSCKGANSKIEKKQSFSQGLSSTVRSRKDPLTMKANMLVQFLMEMYKLKKPITKADMLKIVQKSHENCFPEILKKASFNMEVVFGVDLKKVDSTKNSYVLVSKMDLPNNGTVTHGRGFPKTGLLLNLLGMIFMKGNCATEEKIWEFLNKMRIYDGKKHFIFGEPRKLITQDLVKLQYLEYRQVPNSNPARYEFLWGPRAHAETSKMKVLEFWAKVNQTVPSAFQFWYEEALRDEEERVQAAAMLNDGSSAIGRKCSKAKASSSSHAQ; encoded by the coding sequence ATGCCTCGGGGTCGGAAGAGTACGCTCCGTGCACGTGAGAAATGCCAGCAGACCCGGGGTCAGACCCAGGATCACCAGGGTGCTCAGATCACTGCAACTAACAAGAAAAAAGTATCCTTTTCATCCCCTCTTGTTTTGGGGGCTACTATCCAGAAAAAGTCTACTGGTAGGTCAGGTAGTGCTCTCAAGAAGCCTCAGAGAGCACTATCCACCACTACATCTGTAGATGTTTCTTACAAAAAGTCATGCAAGGGAGCCAACAGCAAAATTGAGAAAAAGCAAAGCTTCTCTCAGGGTCTATCCTCCACTGTGAGGTCTCGCAAAGACCCTCTAACCATGAAGGCAAATATGTTGGTGCAGTTCCTGATGGAAATGTACAAATTGAAAAAGCCCATTACGAAAGCAGATATGCTAAAAATTGTCCAAAAAAGCCATGAGAATTGCTTCCCTGAGATCCTTAAAAAAGCTTCTTTCAACATGGAGGTGGTATTTGGTGTTGATTTAAAGAAAGTTGATTCTACCAAGAACTCCTATGTCCTTGTCAGCAAAATGGATCTCCCCAACAATGGGACGGTGACTCATGGCAGGGGGTTTCCCAAGACAGGTCTCCTGCTGAATCTTCTAGGCATGATCTTCATGAAGGGCAACTGTGCCACTGAGGAGAAGATCTGGGAATTCCTGAACAAGATGAGAATATATGATGGGAAGAAACACTTCATATTTGGGGAGCCCAGAAAGCTCATCACCCAAGATTTGGTGAAGCTTCAATACTTGGAGTACCGACAAGTGCCCAACAGTAATCCTGCACGCTATGAATTCCTGTGGGGTCCAAGAGCCCATGCTGAAACCAGCAAGATGAAGGTACTGGAGTTTTGGGCCAAGGTCAATCAAACTGTCCCTAGCGCGTTCCAGTTCTGGTATGAAGAGGCTTTGAGAGATGAGGAAGAAAGAGTCCAAGCTGCAGCTATGCTCAATGATGGCAGTAGTGCCATAGGCAGAAAGTGTTCCAAGGCCAAGGCTAGCAGCTCTTCCCACGCCCAGTGA